A single genomic interval of Spinacia oleracea cultivar Varoflay chromosome 6, BTI_SOV_V1, whole genome shotgun sequence harbors:
- the LOC110801066 gene encoding replication protein A 70 kDa DNA-binding subunit C-like, whose protein sequence is MVQFFHNTIVRAVADDDNIPLYRFDFIQLHFLEQFRSNAVLPDVVGLVVNEVGDSIEIEDKWGQRIQIKFWNDCFVEYSKQKDLLSDSTKPFFIVVTSTMVKEFNGKLNLCTSSSTKIYINLEVSEVVELKAILRYANSIILDDLIFYCKAKVTKVFGENSWYYISCPGCKRRITPRKTDFWCIPCEKKTERPIPRYRLEFGVLDHSGSTIFVIFDEEAKKLIGQDASTLFEANIYEKATSNNDDSDNDDEVQIPKIIENNIGRELLFKVKLTAYNRKIKRQTFTVMKIIDPTFIEGNDKETKDKEMEDNLKDGSDSKEDTNDSSNDTSKKSKDEEVVDNKKRPDDGSDTKEDNNDSPNDTIKKAKA, encoded by the exons atggtacaattttttcaTAATACAATTGTTAGAGCTGTTGCAGATGATGATAACATCCCATTGTATAGATTTGATTTTATACAATTACATTTTTTGGAACAATTCCGTAGTAATGCAGTACTCCCTG ATGTGGTTGGTCTGGTTGTGAACGAAGTCGGAGACTCAATCGAAATAGAAGACAAGTG GGGACAACGCATCCAAATCAAGTTTTGGAACGATTGCTTTGTTGAGTACTCAAAACAAAAAGACTTACTTAGTGACTCTACTAAGCCTTTTTTTATAGTCGTTACTTCTACCATGGTTAAAGAATTTAATG GTAAACTTAATCTATGTACTTCTTCGTCAACTAAAATCTATATAAATCTTGAAGTCTCTGAAGTTGTTGAGTTGAAAGCTATATTAAGGTATGCAAATAGTATTATTTTGGAT GACTTAATCTTCTATTGCAAGGCTAAAGTGACTAAAGTTTTCGGTGAAAATAGCTGGTACTATATCTCATGTCCAGGGTGTAAAAGACGCATAACACCAAGAAAAACAGACTTCTGGTGCATACCTTGTGAGAAAAAAACTGAAAGGCCAATTCCAAG GTACCGTTTGGAGTTTGGTGTTCTTGATCATAGTGGATCTACAATATTTGTGATTTTTGATGAAGAAGCTAAGAAACTCATTGGACAAGATGCAAGTACTCTTTTTGAGGCAAATATTTATGAAAAG GCTACTAGCAACAACGATGATAGCGACAACGATGATGAAGTACAAATTCCGAAAATCATTGAAAATAATATAGGGAGAGAATTGTTATTCAAAGTTAAACTCACTGCTTATAACCGTAAGATAAAAAGACAAACTTTTACTGTGATGAAAATTATCGATCCAACTTTCATCGAG GGCAATGATAAGGAAACAAAGGACAAGGAAATGGAAGACAACCTTAAGGATGGTAGTGATTCTAAGGAGGATACCAATGATTCGTCCAATGATACATCAAAAAAGTCAAAG GACGAGGAAGTTGTAGACAACAAAAAACGTCCTGATGATGGTAGTGATACTAAGGAAGATAACAATGATTCGCCCAACGACACAATAAAAAAGGCCAAG GCTTAA